In Biomphalaria glabrata chromosome 11, xgBioGlab47.1, whole genome shotgun sequence, the following proteins share a genomic window:
- the LOC106053953 gene encoding uncharacterized protein LOC106053953: MDESRNTTVAKEVLISRELLLARDINQYYLFAVLAMGLPGNLLIVVTCQSIQPLSLSSLLVSVVAMFDTLAIVVKLTDNQLLLHRVNLDAFLCKTIAVFSKFFSTIAVWMLVMLCVQQCLAVYLPTKKSYFLSKSRSCILMTVISFAIFAALLVLYFVDTYSRFNVIHTCADENSMTYESLLVIESLHVIIPHMVITVLVFFLHCGLGHFSRNYCSIFMQQEKDAASASNEVHTDVENRVLKNRDDEITLVNLTRAAASMFLILSLGTCGYVILTILDHFEVMTLQRNPKWYLFAQVSNLMLDSTFCLKFLLYFLISGTFRKYFVSRFLCHG; encoded by the exons ATGGACGAATCAAGAAACACGACAGTTGCCAAAGAAGTTTTGATCTCACGGGAGTTACTATTAGCAAG GGACATAAATCAATACTATTTATTTGCGGTGCTTGCTATGGGACTGCCTGGAAATCTATTGATCGTTGTGACCTGCCAGTCCATCCAGCCCCTCAGCCTGTCCTCGCTCCTGGTGTCCGTTGTGGCCATGTTCGACACGCTGGCCATCGTAGTCAAGCTCACAGACAACCAGCTGCTTCTCCACCGCGTCAACCTGGACGCCTTCCTGTGCAAGACTATCGCGGTGTTCAGCAAGTTCTTCTCCACCATCGCAGTGTGGATGCTGGTGATGCTGTGTGTCCAGCAGTGTCTCGCCGTGTACCTCCCCACCAAGAAGAGCTACTTTCTCTCCAAGAGCCGGAGCTGCATCCTTATGACTGTCATCTCCTTCGCCATCTTCGCCGCGCTCCTGGTACTGTACTTTGTGGACACCTACTCCCGTTTCAACGTGATCCACACATGCGCGGACGAGAACTCCATGACCTACGAGTCTCTGTTGGTCATCGAGAGCCTGCACGTGATCATACCTCATATGGTCATCACCGTTCTCGTCTTCTTCCTCCACTGCGGCTTGGGTCACTTCAGCAGAAACTACTGCTCCATATTCATGCAGCAAGAGAAGGACGCCGCCTCTGCTTCCAACGAAGTTCACACTGACGTCGAAAACCGAGTTCTGAAGAACAGGGACGATGAGATAACTCTTGTCAACTTAACAAGGGCAGCAGCTTCCATGTTCCTGATTCTCTCCCTTGGTACGTGCGGCTACGTGATCCTGACAATCCTAGACCACTTTGAGGTGATGACTCTGCAGCGCAATCCTAAGTGGTATTTGTTCGCTCAGGTCTCAAACCTCATGCTAGACTCTACATTCTGTCTCAAGTTTCTGTTGTACTTCCTCATTTCAGGGactttcagaaaatattttgtcaGTAGATTTTTATGTCATGGATAA